One genomic region from Thunnus maccoyii chromosome 16, fThuMac1.1, whole genome shotgun sequence encodes:
- the LOC121881454 gene encoding filamin-A-interacting protein 1-like isoform X2, giving the protein MAHLQHAREDVICMLKSKQALPETLESQYGSAVPGSALQALQRDSFITGTKPHNDSVYQKPMVELDRLQEKHKETYRRMLGQLLLAEKCHRRTVHELDTEKRKHADYMNKSDDFTNLLEQERERLKRLLENEKAYQVRKEKEHSKRLAKVREELVKLKSFALMLVNERQQHLEQMDKQSQQVQELSQQLQQREQALSEAKEHAQEDGHRVLSLETELKEKSAKLTQQHEEMSAKLASQELHNRQLNAKLLGLTHKVEELEESNKVLCKSEDELQELREKTSKGECGNSNLIAELENLRKRVLEMEGKDEEITKTENQCKDLRKRLQEEDSKSKDLRLEVEKLQKRMMELEKLEDAFSISKTECAQLHTALEKEKGLTKELSDEVIALRIRMKELESSELKLEKSELSLKDDLSKLKSLTVALMDERKTLMERMKSDEKKKEDLSKMVKVEQSKVMEVTEKLIEESKKLLKLKSEMETKVETLTIEKGELGTKLAYEIDKTKDLNSKVSQMKKRLDGFEQAEKLSMKNSVKCELGRMSDSVKREDNKVKELTFEIERLKNRLKQLEVVEGDLIKTEDQYDMLEKRFITEQDKANILSQQVEEMRSQIARNKAIEKGEEESQEEDLQQRCKREETKTRELQADVVALKEKIHELMNKEDQLSQLQVDYSVLQQRFLEEEEKAKNMGTEVFHLTKELEVAKRHSRALRPSVNGRRMVDVAVTSTGVQTEALSGPGEEDTPAVFIRKSVQEENHIMNNIRQKCLKKPTEKTGAIERCPSSSSDLGMKKSWIPWMRKKDNTSHETSLGKPLHINGDPLPSELTMSQKQGQPLHIRVTPDHQNNMATLEISSPTSEGVFSSSAPLSPNAFHPKSRITIIPTNSAANHRGKSTTGHHGPERAKSPVTITTISRAKSPESSRASSCASARPLSPVSIMTVSTAIVPDKSASPEPQEMTMGRAVFKVTPEKQMVPMPIRKCHNNTSMITTTDDNKIHIHLGNSITPKMVVRPVTAVTENKEMTLSTGTVLRSPRQITTTTTRSTQSKVMSSITISPVTSTTTRPTQSMTGHDAQAPRTGLTRIPMSKSLKTGKAVLGSLGISSGVKLESRAESQSMRIEVKKTTVNSNNFQNGGKG; this is encoded by the exons ATGGCACATTTACAACAT GCCAGAGAAGATGTTATCTGCATGCTAAAGTCCAAACAAGCTCTCCCAGAGACCCTTGAATCCCAGTATGGCTCTGCAGTCCCTGGCTCAGCCCTCCAAGCCCTGCAGAGGGACAGCTTCATCACTGGCACCAAGCCACACAATGACAGTGTCTACCAAAAGCCTATGGTTGAG CTGGATCGGCTGCAAGAGAAGCACAAGGAGACATACCGGCGGATGCTGGGGCAGTTGCTGCTCGCTGAAAAGTGCCACCGCCGCACCGTCCACGAGCTAGACACAGAGAAACGCAAACATGCTGACTACATGAACAAGAGTGACGACTTCACCAACCTCCtggagcaggagagagaaag ACTAAAGAGGTTGCTTGAGAACGAGAAAGCCTACCAGGTAAGAAAGGAGAAGGAGCACTCTAAACGTCTGGCCAAGGTGCGAGAGGAGCTGGTCAAGCTGAAGTCCTTTGCCCTGATGTTGGTTAATGAGCGCCAACAGCACCTAGAGCAAATGGACAAACAGAGCCAGCAGGTCCAGGAACTCAGCCAGCAGCTACAGCAGCGGGAGCAGGCACTGAGTGAAGCCAAGGAGCACGCTCAGGAGGATGGCCACAGGGTACTGAGCCTGGAAACTGAGCTTAAAGAAAAATCTGCCAAGCTCACCCAACAACATGAGGAGATGAGTGCCAAACTGGCCAGTCAGGAGCTCCACAACCGTCAACTCAATGCAAAACTTTTAGGGCTTACGCATAaagtggaggagctggaggagagcaACAAGGTTTTGTGTAAATCTGAGGACGAACTGCAGGAGTTGAGGGAGAAGACTAGCAAAGGGGAGTGTGGGAACTCCAACTTAATTGCTGAGCTGGAGAATTTACGGAAGCGGGTTCTGGAGATGGAAGGAAAAGATGAGGAGATTACCAAGACTGAAAATCAGTGTAAGGACCTAAGGAAGAGGTTACAAGAAGAAGACAGTAAAAGTAAAGACCTCAGGCTGGAGGTGGAGAAACTCCAGAAAAGAATGATGGAGTTAGAGAAACTTGAGGATGCCTTCAGCATAAGCAAGACTGAGTGTGCACAGTTACACACTGCTTTGGAAAAAGAGAAGGGCCTGACCAAAGAGCTCTCTGACGAAGTTATAGCTCTCAGGATACGAATGAAAGAGCTAGAGTCTTCTGAACTCAAGTTAGAAAAATCTGAGCTGAGCCTTAAGGATGACTTGAGTAAGCTGAAGTCATTGACCGTGGCTTTGATGGATGAACGGAAGACCCTGATGGAAAGAATGAAatcagatgagaagaaaaaggaggattTGAGTAAGATGGTCAAAGTTGAGCAGAGTAAGGTTATGGAGGTCACTGAGAAATTGATAGAGGAAAGCAAAAAGCTCTTGAAGTTGAAATCAGAGATGGAAACCAAAGTAGAGACTCTAACAATAGAAAAGGGGGAGCTTGGCACTAAGCTAGCATACGAAATTGATAAAACTAAGGACCTTAATTCTAAGGTCAGTCAAATGAAAAAGAGATTGGATGGGTTTGAGCAAGCAGAAAAGCTGTCCATGAAGAATTCAGTGAAATGTGAGCTGGGACGAATGTCTGATTCCGTTAAAAGAGAAGACAACAAAGTTAAAGAGCTGACCTTTGAAATTGAGCGCCTGAAAAATCGTCTCAAACAACTTGAAGTGGTAGAGGGAGATTTGATCAAGACAGAGGATCAGTATGACATGTTGGAGAAAAGGTTCATAACTGAACAGGACAAAGCCAACATTCTTTCCCAGCAAGTGGAGGAAATGAGGAGTCAGATAGCACGGAACAAAGCAAttgagaaaggagaggaggaaagccAGGAGGAAGACCTCCAACAGCGATGCAAAAGAGAAGAGACCAAAACCAGAGAACTGCAGGCTGATGTTGTAGCCCTCAAGGAGAAGATCCATGAGCTGATGAACAAGGAAGACCAACTTTCTCAACTGCAAGTGGATTACTCTGTCCTACAGCAGAGGTTcttggaagaggaggagaaagccAAGAACATGGGCACTGAGGTTTTCCATCTTACCAAAGAGCTGGAAGTAGCAAAACGTCACAGTCGAGCACTAAGGCCAAGTGTGAATGGGCGGAGAATGGTGGATGTTGCTGTGACATCCACTGGAGTACAGACAGAGGCATTGTCTGGGCCAGGAGAGGAGGATACCCCAGCTGTGTTTATCAGGAAGTCTGTTCAAGAAGAGAATCACATCATGAACAACATAAGACAGAAGTGCCTGAAGAAGCCAACAGAGAAGACTGGTGCCATTGAGCGGTGCCCTTCTTCTAGCAGTGATCTAGGTATGAAGAAATCCTGGATTCCCTGGATGAGGAAAAAGGACAATACCTCTCATGAGACCAGCCTGGGAAAACCTCTGCACATTAACGGAGATCCTTTGCCCTCTGAACTCACCATGTCCCAAAAGCAAGGGCAGCCTTTACACATTCGAGTAACACCAGACCACCAAAACAACATGGCCACCCTTGAGATCAGCAGCCCCACTTCTGAGGGTGTTTTCTCTAGCTCAGCTCCACTCAGCCCCAATGCATTTCATCCTAAATCCAGAATCACAATCATTCCCACCAACTCTGCTGCAAACCACAGGGGGAAGTCCACCACTGGACATCATGGCCCCGAAAGAGCCAAGTCTCCAGTCACCATCACAACTATATCCAGAGCCAAGTCTCCAGAAAGCAGCCGAGCTTCCTCCTGTGCTTCAGCAAGGCCCTTGTCCCCTGTCTCCATTATGACAGTCAGCACTGCCATCGTGCCTGATAAATCTGCCTCCCCAGAACCCCAGGAGATGACTATGGGCCGGGCTGTGTTCAAGGTTACCCCTGAGAAGCAGATGGTCCCAATGCCTATAAGGAAATGCCACAACAACACTAGCATGATCACCACCACTGACGATAACAAGATCCATATTCATCTAGGCAACAGCATCACCCCGAAGATGGTAGTCAGGCCAGTGACCGCTGTAACAGAGAACAAGGAAATGACCTTATCAACTGGGACAGTTTTACGCTCCCCCCGCCAaatcaccaccaccactaccaggAGCACCCAGAGCAAAGTGATGAGCAGTATTACCATTTCCCCTGTTACATCTACCACTACTAGACCCACACAAAGCATG ACTGGGCATGATGCCCAGGCACCTCGCACAGGGCTGACCCGCATCCCAATGTCCAAGAGCCTGAAGACCGGGAAGGCTGTGCTTGGATCCCTGGGGATCTCAAGTGGAGTGAAGCTGGAGTCACGAGCTGAGAGTCAGTCTATGAGGATAGAAGTGAAGAAAACCACTGTGAATAgtaataattttcaaaatggaggaaaaggcTGA
- the LOC121881454 gene encoding filamin-A-interacting protein 1-like isoform X1, translated as MRSKSSGVENQANGVLGVPQGDHDISQDQEVGLPVKSMKAKVQQKEGEDELEVELISDKEKLLFDSTEAGEKRGDIMDLSKGDLLKLLGIMEGEVQAREDVICMLKSKQALPETLESQYGSAVPGSALQALQRDSFITGTKPHNDSVYQKPMVELDRLQEKHKETYRRMLGQLLLAEKCHRRTVHELDTEKRKHADYMNKSDDFTNLLEQERERLKRLLENEKAYQVRKEKEHSKRLAKVREELVKLKSFALMLVNERQQHLEQMDKQSQQVQELSQQLQQREQALSEAKEHAQEDGHRVLSLETELKEKSAKLTQQHEEMSAKLASQELHNRQLNAKLLGLTHKVEELEESNKVLCKSEDELQELREKTSKGECGNSNLIAELENLRKRVLEMEGKDEEITKTENQCKDLRKRLQEEDSKSKDLRLEVEKLQKRMMELEKLEDAFSISKTECAQLHTALEKEKGLTKELSDEVIALRIRMKELESSELKLEKSELSLKDDLSKLKSLTVALMDERKTLMERMKSDEKKKEDLSKMVKVEQSKVMEVTEKLIEESKKLLKLKSEMETKVETLTIEKGELGTKLAYEIDKTKDLNSKVSQMKKRLDGFEQAEKLSMKNSVKCELGRMSDSVKREDNKVKELTFEIERLKNRLKQLEVVEGDLIKTEDQYDMLEKRFITEQDKANILSQQVEEMRSQIARNKAIEKGEEESQEEDLQQRCKREETKTRELQADVVALKEKIHELMNKEDQLSQLQVDYSVLQQRFLEEEEKAKNMGTEVFHLTKELEVAKRHSRALRPSVNGRRMVDVAVTSTGVQTEALSGPGEEDTPAVFIRKSVQEENHIMNNIRQKCLKKPTEKTGAIERCPSSSSDLGMKKSWIPWMRKKDNTSHETSLGKPLHINGDPLPSELTMSQKQGQPLHIRVTPDHQNNMATLEISSPTSEGVFSSSAPLSPNAFHPKSRITIIPTNSAANHRGKSTTGHHGPERAKSPVTITTISRAKSPESSRASSCASARPLSPVSIMTVSTAIVPDKSASPEPQEMTMGRAVFKVTPEKQMVPMPIRKCHNNTSMITTTDDNKIHIHLGNSITPKMVVRPVTAVTENKEMTLSTGTVLRSPRQITTTTTRSTQSKVMSSITISPVTSTTTRPTQSMTGHDAQAPRTGLTRIPMSKSLKTGKAVLGSLGISSGVKLESRAESQSMRIEVKKTTVNSNNFQNGGKG; from the exons ATGAGGTCCAAGAGCAGTGGGGTGGAGAACCAAGCCAATGGGGTGCTTGGGGTTCCACAGGGTGACCATGACATCAGCCAAGACCAGGAAGTGGGTCTACCTGTGAAGAGCATGAAGGCCAAAGTTCAGCAGAAGGAAGGCGAGGATGAGCTAGAGGTGGAGTTGATCTCTGACAAAGAGAAGCTGCTGTTTGATTCCACCGAAGCTGGAGAAAAAAGAGGGGACATCATGGATCTGTCCAAAGGGGATCTGCTGAAACTGCTGGGAATCATGGAAGGAGAGGTTCAG GCCAGAGAAGATGTTATCTGCATGCTAAAGTCCAAACAAGCTCTCCCAGAGACCCTTGAATCCCAGTATGGCTCTGCAGTCCCTGGCTCAGCCCTCCAAGCCCTGCAGAGGGACAGCTTCATCACTGGCACCAAGCCACACAATGACAGTGTCTACCAAAAGCCTATGGTTGAG CTGGATCGGCTGCAAGAGAAGCACAAGGAGACATACCGGCGGATGCTGGGGCAGTTGCTGCTCGCTGAAAAGTGCCACCGCCGCACCGTCCACGAGCTAGACACAGAGAAACGCAAACATGCTGACTACATGAACAAGAGTGACGACTTCACCAACCTCCtggagcaggagagagaaag ACTAAAGAGGTTGCTTGAGAACGAGAAAGCCTACCAGGTAAGAAAGGAGAAGGAGCACTCTAAACGTCTGGCCAAGGTGCGAGAGGAGCTGGTCAAGCTGAAGTCCTTTGCCCTGATGTTGGTTAATGAGCGCCAACAGCACCTAGAGCAAATGGACAAACAGAGCCAGCAGGTCCAGGAACTCAGCCAGCAGCTACAGCAGCGGGAGCAGGCACTGAGTGAAGCCAAGGAGCACGCTCAGGAGGATGGCCACAGGGTACTGAGCCTGGAAACTGAGCTTAAAGAAAAATCTGCCAAGCTCACCCAACAACATGAGGAGATGAGTGCCAAACTGGCCAGTCAGGAGCTCCACAACCGTCAACTCAATGCAAAACTTTTAGGGCTTACGCATAaagtggaggagctggaggagagcaACAAGGTTTTGTGTAAATCTGAGGACGAACTGCAGGAGTTGAGGGAGAAGACTAGCAAAGGGGAGTGTGGGAACTCCAACTTAATTGCTGAGCTGGAGAATTTACGGAAGCGGGTTCTGGAGATGGAAGGAAAAGATGAGGAGATTACCAAGACTGAAAATCAGTGTAAGGACCTAAGGAAGAGGTTACAAGAAGAAGACAGTAAAAGTAAAGACCTCAGGCTGGAGGTGGAGAAACTCCAGAAAAGAATGATGGAGTTAGAGAAACTTGAGGATGCCTTCAGCATAAGCAAGACTGAGTGTGCACAGTTACACACTGCTTTGGAAAAAGAGAAGGGCCTGACCAAAGAGCTCTCTGACGAAGTTATAGCTCTCAGGATACGAATGAAAGAGCTAGAGTCTTCTGAACTCAAGTTAGAAAAATCTGAGCTGAGCCTTAAGGATGACTTGAGTAAGCTGAAGTCATTGACCGTGGCTTTGATGGATGAACGGAAGACCCTGATGGAAAGAATGAAatcagatgagaagaaaaaggaggattTGAGTAAGATGGTCAAAGTTGAGCAGAGTAAGGTTATGGAGGTCACTGAGAAATTGATAGAGGAAAGCAAAAAGCTCTTGAAGTTGAAATCAGAGATGGAAACCAAAGTAGAGACTCTAACAATAGAAAAGGGGGAGCTTGGCACTAAGCTAGCATACGAAATTGATAAAACTAAGGACCTTAATTCTAAGGTCAGTCAAATGAAAAAGAGATTGGATGGGTTTGAGCAAGCAGAAAAGCTGTCCATGAAGAATTCAGTGAAATGTGAGCTGGGACGAATGTCTGATTCCGTTAAAAGAGAAGACAACAAAGTTAAAGAGCTGACCTTTGAAATTGAGCGCCTGAAAAATCGTCTCAAACAACTTGAAGTGGTAGAGGGAGATTTGATCAAGACAGAGGATCAGTATGACATGTTGGAGAAAAGGTTCATAACTGAACAGGACAAAGCCAACATTCTTTCCCAGCAAGTGGAGGAAATGAGGAGTCAGATAGCACGGAACAAAGCAAttgagaaaggagaggaggaaagccAGGAGGAAGACCTCCAACAGCGATGCAAAAGAGAAGAGACCAAAACCAGAGAACTGCAGGCTGATGTTGTAGCCCTCAAGGAGAAGATCCATGAGCTGATGAACAAGGAAGACCAACTTTCTCAACTGCAAGTGGATTACTCTGTCCTACAGCAGAGGTTcttggaagaggaggagaaagccAAGAACATGGGCACTGAGGTTTTCCATCTTACCAAAGAGCTGGAAGTAGCAAAACGTCACAGTCGAGCACTAAGGCCAAGTGTGAATGGGCGGAGAATGGTGGATGTTGCTGTGACATCCACTGGAGTACAGACAGAGGCATTGTCTGGGCCAGGAGAGGAGGATACCCCAGCTGTGTTTATCAGGAAGTCTGTTCAAGAAGAGAATCACATCATGAACAACATAAGACAGAAGTGCCTGAAGAAGCCAACAGAGAAGACTGGTGCCATTGAGCGGTGCCCTTCTTCTAGCAGTGATCTAGGTATGAAGAAATCCTGGATTCCCTGGATGAGGAAAAAGGACAATACCTCTCATGAGACCAGCCTGGGAAAACCTCTGCACATTAACGGAGATCCTTTGCCCTCTGAACTCACCATGTCCCAAAAGCAAGGGCAGCCTTTACACATTCGAGTAACACCAGACCACCAAAACAACATGGCCACCCTTGAGATCAGCAGCCCCACTTCTGAGGGTGTTTTCTCTAGCTCAGCTCCACTCAGCCCCAATGCATTTCATCCTAAATCCAGAATCACAATCATTCCCACCAACTCTGCTGCAAACCACAGGGGGAAGTCCACCACTGGACATCATGGCCCCGAAAGAGCCAAGTCTCCAGTCACCATCACAACTATATCCAGAGCCAAGTCTCCAGAAAGCAGCCGAGCTTCCTCCTGTGCTTCAGCAAGGCCCTTGTCCCCTGTCTCCATTATGACAGTCAGCACTGCCATCGTGCCTGATAAATCTGCCTCCCCAGAACCCCAGGAGATGACTATGGGCCGGGCTGTGTTCAAGGTTACCCCTGAGAAGCAGATGGTCCCAATGCCTATAAGGAAATGCCACAACAACACTAGCATGATCACCACCACTGACGATAACAAGATCCATATTCATCTAGGCAACAGCATCACCCCGAAGATGGTAGTCAGGCCAGTGACCGCTGTAACAGAGAACAAGGAAATGACCTTATCAACTGGGACAGTTTTACGCTCCCCCCGCCAaatcaccaccaccactaccaggAGCACCCAGAGCAAAGTGATGAGCAGTATTACCATTTCCCCTGTTACATCTACCACTACTAGACCCACACAAAGCATG ACTGGGCATGATGCCCAGGCACCTCGCACAGGGCTGACCCGCATCCCAATGTCCAAGAGCCTGAAGACCGGGAAGGCTGTGCTTGGATCCCTGGGGATCTCAAGTGGAGTGAAGCTGGAGTCACGAGCTGAGAGTCAGTCTATGAGGATAGAAGTGAAGAAAACCACTGTGAATAgtaataattttcaaaatggaggaaaaggcTGA
- the tmem30aa gene encoding transmembrane protein 30Aa has translation MMASSYNAKEEDGHHSGASSHGGPGAVKSKKPDNTAFKQQRLPAWQPILTAGTVLPAFFVIGLIFIPIGIGLYVTSNNIKEFEIDYTGVDISSPCHSCAKNYSWNSTSPCVCSVTFTLEQPFESNVFMYYGLSNFYQNHRRYVKSRDDSQLNGDRSALTNPSKECEPYRTSDKMPIAPCGAIANSLFNDTLELYHIDSNGNKSAIPLVKKGIAWWTDKHVKFRNPGGNNNLTVAFQDTTKPVNWRKPVYELDPSDPDNNGFINEDFIVWMRTAALPTFRKLYRIIQKKPNITPTLPSGKYVLDINYNYPVLSFDGRKRMILSTISWMGGKNPFLGIAYITVGSICFFLGVVLLIIHHKYDTRSNSADIPN, from the exons ATGATGGCGTCAAGCTACAACGCTAAGGAAGAGGACGGACACCACTCCGGTGCTTCGAGTCACGGCGGCCCGGGCGCTGTGAAAAGTAAAAAGCCGGACAACACGGCGTTCAAACAGCAGAGACTACCTGCCTGGCAGCCCATCTTGACAGCCGGAACCGTGCTACCTGCTTTCTTCGTTATCGGTCTCATCTTCATCCCCATCGGCATCGGCCTATATGTCACATCAAACAACATCAAAGAGTTCGAG ATTGATTACACTGGTGTGGACATATCCAGTCCATGCCACAGCTGTGCCAAAAACTACAGCTGGAACAGCACAAGTCCATGCGTCTGCTCTGTCACCTTCACATTGGAGCAGCCATTTGAG AGCAATGTCTTCATGTACTACGGCTTATCCAACTTCTATCAGAACCACAGACGCTATGTGAAGTCCAGGGATGACAGCCAACTGAATGGTGACCGGTCTGCTTTGACG AACCCCAGCAAAGAATGTGAGCCGTACCGTACGAGTGATAAAATGCCGATTGCTCCATGTGGGGCCATAGCTAACAGCCTTTTTAATG ACACTTTGGAACTGTATCATATCGATTCCAATGGCAACAAAAGTGCAATTCCTCTGGTAAAGAAGGGCATTGCGTGGTGGACGGACAAGCATGTGAAGTTCAGGAATCCCGGTGGAAACAACAACCTTACTGTAGCTTTCCAAG ACACAACCAAGCCAGTGAACTGGAGAAAGCCAGTGTATGAGCTGGACCCATCAGATCCTGACAACAATGGCTTTATCAATGAGGACTTCATCGTGTGGATGCGCACGGCTGCGTTGCCCACTTTTCGCAAGCTCTATCGCATCATCCAGAAGAAGCCTAACATAACCCCAACTCTACCCAGTGGCAAATATGTCCTGGATATCAATTACA ATTACCCAGTGCTCAGCTTTGATGGTCGCAAGCGGATGATCCTGAGCACCATCTCCTGGATGGGAGGAAAGAACCCCTTCCTGGGCATCGCCTACATCACTGTGGGCTCCATCTGCTTCTTCCTGGGCGTTGTTCTGCTCATCATCCACCACAAATATGACACTCGCAGCAACAGTGCAGATATTCCCAACTAA
- the LOC121881271 gene encoding cytochrome c oxidase subunit 7A2, mitochondrial-like, with amino-acid sequence MYRQLMGLRQLSRRTITSSARRQIENTVKEKQKLFQEDNGMPIHLKGGTKDVLLYRATMSLTVFGAGFVVYELFSAAMPKKPQ; translated from the exons ATGTACCGACAACTTATG GGCCTTCGGCAGCTTTCCAGGAGGACCATCACCAGCAGTGCCCGCAGACAGATTGAAAACACTGTGAAGGAGAAACAGAAACTGTTTCAG GAGGATAATGGTATGCCTATCCATCTGAAGGGCGGGACAAAGGACGTTCTACTCTACAGAGCCACAATGTCTCTCACTGTGTTTG GGGCTGGATTTGTTGTGTACGAGCTTTTTAGTGCTGCAATGCCCAAGAAgccacagtga